One stretch of Rhizoctonia solani chromosome 8, complete sequence DNA includes these proteins:
- a CDS encoding Zinc-binding dehydrogenase has translation MSAHPKTDLSIPKTQKVAIFENAGGPVEIKEAPVVQPDQLEAGQVLVKVMYSGVCHTDLHALLGDWPMPSKLPLVGGHEGAGFVVAVGKGTSAPIKVGQAVGIKWLATSCLSCEACARDGSFQQYAVSYAAHVTPIPESIALDLAAPILCAGVTVFKAIKQAGTQPGDIIVISGAGGGLGHLAIQYAINGFGLRVIALDTGDEKKALCQKLGAEAFVDFKSSSDLIEEIKKVADGLGPHAAIVASASSVGYDQALQYLRPGGTLVAVGLPPGAKIEADVFWTVVRSITVKGSYVGNREDARQALDIAARGRVKTTYRVEPLGALPAVFKEMKEGKLAGRVVLDLWK, from the exons ATGTCTGCCCATCCCAAGACCGACTTGTCGATCCCCAAGACTCAAAAAGTCGCCATTTTTGAGAATGCAGGTGGCCCCGTCGAGATCAAGGAGGCTCCAGTCGTCCAGCCCGACCAGCTCGAGGCTGGGCAGGTCTTAGTTAAGGTCATGTACTCTGG CGTCTGCCACACTGATCTTCACGCCCTGCTTGGCGATTGGCCGATGCCATCCAAGCTTCCCCTCGTCGGTGGACACGAGGGTGCTG GCTTTGTCGTCGCTGTTGGAAAAGGAACTTCTGCGCCTATCAAAGTCGGCCAGGCTGTTGGCATCAAGTGGCTTGCTACTAGCTGCTTGTCATGTGAAGCCTGTGCTCGAG ACGGATCGTTCCAACAATATGCCGTAAG CTACGCGGCCCATGTTACGCCCATCCCTGAGT CTATCGCTCTCGATCTCGCGGCCCCCATCCTTTGCGCTGGTGTCACGGTCTTCAAG GCGATCAAGCAAGCCGGCACTCAGCCTGGTGATATCATTGTGATCTCTGGTGCAGGCGGAGGATTAG GCCACCTTGCCATCCAGTATGCGATAAACGGCTTTGGATTGCGAGTTATTGCTTTAGATACGGGTGATGAGAAGAAGGCTCTTTGCCAAAAGCTCGGAGCCGAAGCATTCGTTGATTTCAAG TCCTCTTCAGATTTGATAGAAGAAATCAAGAAAGTGGCCGATGGGTTAGGACCTCACGCAGCCATTGTTGCAAGCGCCTCATCTGTCGGCTATGATCAAGCACTTCAATACCTTCGCCCTGGAGGAACCCTCGTCGCTGTCGGTCTTCCTCCTGGTGCCAAGATCGAGGCCGATGTCTT CTGGACCGTCGTACGCAGCATCACCGTGAAGGGCAGCTATGTCGGAAATCGTGAAGATGCTCGCCAAGCCCTCGACATTGCCGCTCGCGGGCGCGTGAAGACAACCTATCGCGTTGAGCCTTTGGGCGCGCTTCCTGCTGTCTTCAAAGAGATGAAGGAAGGAAAGCTCGCTGGTCGTGTCGTTCTAGACTTG TGGAAGTAA
- a CDS encoding Zinc-binding dehydrogenase, producing the protein MTRTHPTTELTVPQTQKAAIIEKSGDSVKIVEKSVVQASELKPGEVLVKVLYSGVCHTDVHIAEGALGDPPIKPLVGGHEGTGVIVAIGEGTQTPLSIGQAVGINCTPVTFGGSNSLRRDIRALKQSDMEPGDVVVITGAGGGLGHLAVQYAINAFGLRVIAIDTGDNKKELCLKLGAENFIDFKKSGNVADEVKRITDGAGAHAVLVTSSATNGYEGVLDYLRPCGRLLALGATIGCKIDIDVITCISRSITIKGMVIGNRAIAHQALDIAARGRVNTVCRIEPLAKLSEIFEELKSGTLAGRVVLDLWA; encoded by the exons ATGACTCGGACGCACCCAACAACTGAATTAACCGTACCACAAACACAAAAAGCTGCTATCATTGAAAAATCGGGCGATTCGGTAAAGATCGTGGAGAAATCGGTTGTACAGGCGTCTGAGCTCAAACCCGGAGAAGTGTTGGTCAAGGTGTTATACTCCGG AGTTTGTCACACAGACGTTCACATTGCAGAAGGTGCTTTGGGTGACCCTCCAATCAAACCCCTGGTTGGCGGTCATGAGGGTACAG GAGTTATTGTCGCGATCGGAGAGGGAACTCAAACACCGCTAAGTATTGGACAAGCTGTTGGAATCAACTG CACTCCCGTTACATTTGGCGGCTCCAATTCTTTGCGCAGGGACATCCGT GCTCTTAAACAATCGGACATGGAGCCGGGGGACGTTGTAGTAATCACAGGGGCGGGAGGCGGTTTAG GCCACCTGGCTGTTCAATATGCAATCAACGCGTTTGGTCTACGAGTGATTGCGATCGATACTGGGGACAACAAAAAGGAGCTTTGCCTGAAGTTGGGAGCTGAAAACTTCATCGACTTTAAG AAGTCTGGCAACGTAGCAGATGAAGTAAAACGAATTACCGATGGAGCAGGCGCGCATGCCGTTCTAGTAACAAGCAGCGCAACCAATGGATACGAGGGCGTGCTGGATTACCTACGCCCATGCGGAAGGCTTCTGGCGCTCGGGGCTACTATTGGGTGCAAAATTGATATAGATGTGAT AACTTGCATTTCTCGCTCCATCACTATCAAGGGAATGGTAATCGGTAACCGAGCTATCGCTCATCAGGCTTTGGACATCGCCGCGCGAGGGCGTGTGAATACAGTTTGTCGCATTGAGCCACTAGCTAAACTATCTGAGATATTTGAGGAATTGAAATCTGGAACGCTAGCTGGCCGCGTTGTGCTGGATTTG TGGGCATAA
- a CDS encoding TBC1 domain family member 14: MSSPHSPVSEHERRSTDSDKQPHQADGLHRSHHIDSGLDVSEDANQGKHEPIMPTPRMRSFRSYDRQESAKPSPSTVSIPVSVTPEKEYAYAEESVGTSSPTPKPYTKPTVIPVSVALTVNTDVGPESGIESPSQTDSAAPKTPTPDSAPPTTPVPNEPTTSGSSPQKPPKAHRYVKSAGPSMLEKVISKTRPTHLPPKNKLEDVKHLKEYEEMMERSRAAEQQKKHELEQRRLARERAVEDSLHIWKREVVPNWKEAIRKPYIRQMWWRGIPTRLRGEMWIKAIGNGLAISKDSYKRCLARANRALTSGSFPVETLAIIEEDIRVTLPGLHIFHPETGPLYSDLKDLLCAWVVSRSDEGLGYVKGVSSMAGMFLINMSSDDAFVCMRNLLERHCMRSFYGGPSAKDDIEAYYRIFDTLLADGVPKVFFNFKQHQISPSQYLPDWILPMFLHHLPFEACARIWDVIILEGDSFLYRAALAIIAVIEPRLFFPDRKELMEVLRGENRAALEVAKRSGLQVDQSARYEQYGMNEEVLWAEIMGMDEWWKDSTWSRLIQRELPDV; this comes from the exons ATGTCCAGTCCCCACTCTCCTGTGAGCGAACACGAACGTCGCAGCACCGACTCGGACAAGCAGCCACATCAAGCCGATGGCCTTCATAGGTCACATCACATAGATTCTGGACTGGACGTATCAGAAGACGCAAACCAAGGCAAGCACGAGCCCATTATGCCCACTCCACGCATGCGCTCATTTCGCTCTT ACGACCGACAAGAGTCCGCCAAACCAAGCCCTTCCACCGTATCTATCCCTGTCTCGGTAACACCCGAGAAAGAATACGCCTATGCTGAAGAGTCGGTTGGGACTAGCTCGCCGACGCCCAAACCCTATACAAAACCAACAGTTATCCCAGTCTCTGTTGCGTTGACTGTCAATACTGACGTTGGACCTGAGTCCGGGATCGAGTCTCCGTCTCAGACTGATTCGGCTGCTCCCAAGACGCCAACCCCTGATTCTGCGCCTCCTACAACACCCGTGCCCAACGAACCAACCACATCGGGTTCGTCTCCTCAGAAGCCGCCCAAGGCTCACCGATACGTCAAGTCGGCTGGTCCGAGCATGCTGGAAAAGGTGATCAGCAAGACTAG GCCAACTCACCTCCCTCCGAAAAATAAACTTGAAGATGTAAAACACTTGAAAGAATATGAAGAGATGATGGAGAGGTCAAGGGCTGCCG AGCAACAAAAAAAGCACGAGCTGGAGCAACGCCGGTTGGCCCGGGAACGCGCAGTCGAAGATTCGCTGCACATATGGAAACGAGAAGTCGTTCCTAATTGGAAAGAGGCGATCCGCAAGCCGTATATTCGGCAGATGTGGTGGAGGGGTATCCCTACGAGACTTAGGGGTGAGATGTGGATCAAGGCGATTGGGAATGGGCTGGCTATTAGCAAGG ATTCGTACAAACGGTGTTTGGCTCGCGCGAACCGGGCATTGACCTCCGGCTCCTTCCCTGTCGAAACGCTGGCGATCATCGAGGAGGATATTCGAGTTACTCTTCCAGgattgcatatattccacCCAGAGACGGGTCCGCTCTATTCGGACTTGAAGGATTTGCTTTGTGCGTGGGTGGTCTCAAGGTCAGATGAAGGGTTAGGATAT GTTAAGGGGGTGTCAAGTATGGCAGGGATGTTTCTGATCAATATGTCCTCGGACGATGCTTTTGTTTGTATGCGTAATCTCTTGGAACGACATTGTATGAGGAGTTTTTATGGCGGACCGAGTGCCAAGGACGAC ATTGAAGCATACTACCG AATATTCGATACCCTGTTGGCGGACGGAGTTCCCAAAG TATTCTTCAACTTTAAGCAACACCAAATATCCCCGTCGCAGTATTTACCCGACT GGATCCTCCCGATGTTCCTGCACCACCTCCCCTTTGAGGCCTGCGCCCGGATCTGGGACGTAATCATCCTCGAAGGCGATTCGTTTCTGTACCGCGCGGCTCTAGCCATCATCGCAGTCATCGAACCCCGCCTCTTTTTCCCGGACCGAAAAGAACTCATGGAAGTGCTTCGAGGCGAGAACAGGGCTGCTCTGGAAGTAGCCAAGCGCAGTGGTCTACAAGTGGACCAGAGCGCGCGGTACGAGCAATACGGAATGAACGAGGAGGTGCTTTGGGCTGAGATTATGGGTATGGACGAGTGGTGGAAGGATAGTACTTGGAGTCGGTTGATCCAACGTGAGCTACCAGATGTCTAG
- a CDS encoding ubiquitin-conjugating enzyme gives MIKIWSMKKNEDAAAKKKPKTSAAQLRVQKDITELDLPKTMELNFPNPEDTLNFTLSIKPDEGMYKDAEFKFSFSINTNYPHEPPKVKCIPKIYHPNVDLEGNVCLNILREDWKPVLNLNSIMVGLQYLFLEPNADDPLNKEAAEELRKNRDAFIANVKRSMQGRTINGVTYDTVAI, from the exons ATGATTAAA ATATGGAGTATGAAAAAGAACGAGGATGCGGCTGCGAAAAAGAAGCCCAAGACGAGTGCTGCCCAGCTACGCGTTCAAAAAG ATATCACAGAGCTGGACCTCCCCAAGACGATGGAGCTCAATTTTCCTAATCCCGAGGATACTCTAAACTTTACGCTGAGCATCAAGCCCGATGAAG GCATGTACAAGGACGCCGAGTTCAAATTCAGCTTCAGCATTAATACCAACTATCCGCATGAGCCTCCAAAGGTCAAGTGTATACCCAAG ATCTACCATCCAAACGTCGACTTGGAAGGAAACGTCTGTCTTAACATCCTTCGAGAAGACTGGAAGCCTGTGTTGAACTTGAACTCGATCATGGTCGGGTTGCAGTATTTGTTCTTGGAACCCAATGCAGATGATCCTCTTAACAAGG AGGCTGCAGAGGAGTTACGCAAGAACCGAGACGCGTTTATTGCCAATGTGAAGCGTTCGATGCAAGGACGAACGATCAACGGAGTTACATACGACACTGTCGCTATATAA
- a CDS encoding endonuclease/exonuclease/phosphatase family protein codes for MSERDIELSHSRAQPSTDITTAEPLAMDTPDSQLRVLTLNCWGLKFVSKDRVVRTRAIGDEIAASNYDIVGLQELWVQGDYDYIKAKVAHKLPYSKYFLSGALGAGLAIFSRFPIKSTSLHPYSLCGSPLDVAGGDWFVGKAVVGAIIDHPLLGELEIFNTHLFAKGGESPSKPQMAHRLVGAYEFSRRVNISASLGRHVLAVGDFNCVSKSPAMQFIYTMTGLRDAWGSTHGSFVLPQADGVHSPHHAVSDRGVTADSPLNSYSKGKVFDEHARKYLGKRLDYILFRPPTSKPAQYTHELRCRDSSVGFTHYVPGTEISFSDHFSVTATFECAPVHRSGQNGHRPITPPRGTSYSPSTRSEVLEYAISTMGAAYSSARQDSHKKLVWFAGLVVLLIALIVGSAWVPESGVNPLLIFVGGLITWGGTTLLYAGFLGGGWETRALMRTMEELEMLLQSEERRIY; via the exons ATGTCTGAGCGTGATATAGAGCTCTCCCATTCGCGGGCTCAGCCTTCCACCGACATCACTACTGCTGAGCCTCTAGCTATGGACACCCCTGACAGCCAGCTCCGAGTATTAACTCTCAACTGCTG GGGTCTCAAATTTGTCTCCAAAGACCGCGTTGTACGTACTCGGGCGATCGGAGACGAGATCGCAGCCTCCAACTACGATATTGTCGGCCTTCAAGAGCTATGGGTTCAGGGGGACTATGACTATATCAAAGCCAAAGTTGCACACAAGCTGCCTTACTCAAAGTACTTCCTTAG TGGGGCGCTCGGCGCCGGTCTAGCCATATTCTCCCGGTTCCCGATTAAATCCACCTCACTACATCCCTATTCTCTATGCGGCTCTCCACTGGACGTGGCCGGAGGGGACTGGTTCGTCGGGAAAGCAGTTGTGGGCGCGATAATCGACCACCCGCTCCTTGGCGAACTCGAGATTTTCAACACACAC CTCTTTGCCAAAGGCGGTGAATCCCCATCCAAACCCCAAATGGCCCACCGACTCGTAGGGGCCTACGAGTTCAGTCGTCGCGTAAATATCTCAGCATCGCTTGGTCGTCACGTTCTGGCCGTTGGAGACTTTAACTGTGTCTCTAAGAGTCCTGCGATGCAATTCATCTATACGATGACTGGGTTACGTGATGCTTGGGGCAGTACACATGGGAGCTTTGTTCTCCCCCAGGCTGATGGTGTCCATTCCCCTCACCATGCAGTCAGTGACCGAGGTGTTACGGCTGATTCTCCGTTAAATTCCTACTCCAAGGGCAAG GTATTCGATGAACACGCACGAAAGTACCTTGGAAAACGTCTCGATTACATCCTTTTCCGCCCTCCCACGTCTAAACCTGCACAATATACCCACGAACTCAGGTGTCGGGATAGTTCGGTTGGGTTTACGCATTACGTTCCCGGAACGGAAATTTCTTTTTCTGACCATTTCAGCGTCACCGCGACATTTGAATGCGCGCCCGTACATCGAAGTGGACAGAACGGTCATCGTCCGATCACCCCTCCTCGGGGGACGAGCTACTCACCATCGACCCGTTCTGAAGTTCTCGAGTATGCGATATCGACGATGGGGGCTGCATACTCTTCTGCTCGACAGGATAGCCATAAAAAGCTAGTGTGGTTTGCTGGGCTTGTGGTTTTGCTCATTGCTTTGATTGTCGGCAGTGCCTGGGTCCCTGAGTCTGGTGTAAATCCTCTGTTGATATTCGTCGGAGGTTTGATCACCTGGGGCGGCACGACGCTCTTGTATGCAGGCTTCTTGGGAGGTGGATGGGAGACCAGAGCTCTGATGAGGACCATGGAGGAGTTGGAGATGCTATTACAGAGTGAAGAGAGGAGAATTTACTAA
- a CDS encoding RCC1/BLIP-II protein, translating to MRLYAAGSNARGQLASADLEDQHHFSPCKFLSISYSSDLPTGTTRVLDLACGSNHTLLLLERESGAELWGCGDSSKRQLLSLGSTLVFQHLPFDPARYDLDGYEITGIAACWETSFVILTPPAVTQSAELEHSTPKSDVVVSFGANDFGDRGGPSGVADDVTIIDFRNVAIPGIVSARVRDIATGPHHVTTLLEDENKPISAVVGWGAYRHGQLGTGALTLATPAPNPKTKRPSRPGPVQMVDKPLIILNHQDRPVRLAAGSQHTLILHESGKITKLGSSRRGQLDIPEREFKGAYMGCTWTASFVVSEDGQVEACGSSNHGQLGRGDNAPAEFAPVPLPDSVEQLACGSEHILAIIGEEVWAWGWNEHGNLGVGHIEDARAPMRVWPPADGTFEEKVVAIWAGYGTSWILVDSTGVDGGKYS from the coding sequence ATGCGGCTCTATGCGGCGGGGTCCAATGCTCGCGGACAGCTGGCTTCGGCTGACTTGGAAGATCAACACCATTTTAGTCCGTGCAAATTCTTATCTATTTCTTATTCAAGCGATCTCCCAACTGGCACTACTCGCGTACTGGACCTTGCATGCGGCTCTAATCACACACTCTTGCTTCTCGAACGCGAGTCCGGTGCTGAGCTCTGGGGCTGCGGAGATTCGAGTAAACGACAGCTACTCTCCCTCGGATCAACTCTGGTATTCCAGCACCTCCCGTTCGATCCCGCGCGCTACGATCTCGACGGATACGAAATTACCGGCATCGCTGCTTGTTGGGAAACTAGTTTTGTTATCTTGACACCGCCTGCTGTTACCCAATCGGCCGAATTAGAACACTCCACACCCAAATCCGACGTCGTGGTTTCGTTTGGTGCCAACGATTTTGGAGACCGCGGGGGTCCTTCTGGTGTCGCCGATGATGTAACAATCATAGATTTCCGGAACGTCGCCATTCCCGGAATAGTTTCTGCTCGTGTGCGCGATATAGCGACCGGACCTCACCACGTTACTACACTGCTTGAAGACGAGAACAAACCGATATCAGCCGTGGTCGGTTGGGGAGCATATCGCCATGGTCAACTGGGCACCGGTGCCTTGACCCTCGCTACACCTGCACCCAATCCCAAAACCAAGAGGCCGAGTCGTCCCGGTCCGGTGCAAATGGTAGACAAACCTTTAATTATTCTTAATCACCAAGATCGTCCCGTTCGTCTAGCAGCCGGGTCCCAACACACACTTATTCTCCACGAGTCCGGCAAAATCACAAAACTAGGTTCTTCGCGTCGAGGACAACTCGACATACCAGAACGTGAATTCAAGGGCGCATATATGGGGTGCACATGGACCGCCTCGTTTGTCGTCTCAGAGGATGGGCAGGTTGAGGCGTGTGGGAGCTCGAATCATGGTCAGCTCGGACGAGGTGACAACGCTCCGGCCGAGTTTGCGCCTGTGCCGCTTCCAGACAGTGTTGAACAGCTTGCCTGTGGAAGCGAGCATATTTTGGCCATTATTGGAGAAGAGGTATGGGCATGGGGGTGGAATGAGCATGGGAATTTAGGGGTCGGTCATATTGAAGATGCACGAGCGCCGATGAGAGTCTGGCCGCCTGCGGATGGGACATTTGAGGAAAAGGTTGTTGCGATATGGGCCGGGTATGGTACTAGTTGGATACTGGTGGATTCTACTGGTGTTGATGGAGGGAAATACTCATGA
- a CDS encoding Ish1 domain protein, whose translation MSLVTDSAQRVIDIVAFQHVGLEATVAPKSTRKQGNYEPCGISRVIHAEGRPKPDGETQSLDLTSVWPEWKARDNACALVWLKMDSSSLTLIPKDVIQALEGVSELIKDNMFEEDQRICSSRTEEHSRRGAKTHPIITITAEMKWLPLFTALAYSALGIRAEGGPAAAALDGEIKEANVTTIWSDWKDGDKRAWLAANGILSPDVQLEEEETGSDGLNKLMENYFFEEDQTVYSTWSEEELQMWLISRRFVPRDEARSLGRSDLIERVGANYLASEMSSCHGWTPAEAREWLQQNGHAEEAEAATDKDIFEVMMKYFKKGSDATAEFMVWPDSRLRAFLRARGVKEPKVGKRQRPDLVHMVRVRSKQKPTTTEDLVKQLKNVLDSGADWSEEQLVSALAILGGNKHRGPGKALREASRFQRTADNLKKNTEEEKMRQHTERDEL comes from the exons ATGTCTCTTGTGACCGATTCAGCGCAACGAGTTATTGATATTGTGGCGTTCCAACACGTTGGTTTGGAAGCAACTGTGGCTCCCAAGTCCACCCGCAAACAGGGCAACTATGAACCATGTGGAATCTCAAGGG TAATTCATGCCGAAGGAAGACCGAAGCCTGATGGAGAAACACAATCTTTAGATCTCACATCTGTATGGCCGGAATGGAAAGCCAGGGATAATGCATG TGCACTTGTCTGGCTTAAAATGGACTCCTCTTCATTGACGCTAATCCCGAAGGACGTAATCCAGGCCCTCGAGGGAGTAAGCGAGCTGATCAAGGACAACATGTTTGAAGAAGATCAAAGGATTTGCAGTAGTCGGACTGAGGAACATTCCAGACGTGGCGCCAAA ACACATCCTATTATCACCATCACAGCAGAAATGAAGTGGTTGCCTCTTTTTACCGCTTTAGCATACTCTGCTTTGGGAATTCGTGCTGAAGGTGGGCCGGCCGCGGCGGCGCTTGATGGAGAAATCAAGGAGGCAAATGTCACAACCATATGGTCGGACTGGAAAGACGGGGACAAG CGTGCTTGGTTGGCTGCAAACGGAATCCTCAGTCCCGACGTTCAgttggaagaagaggaaacgGGCTCAGATGGACTAAACAAGTTGATGGAGAATTACTTCTTTGAAGAAGATCAGACGGTTTATAGTACTTGGTCCGAGGAAGAACTCCAAATGTGGCTC ATATCTAGACGTTTTGTACCACGGGACGAGGCTCGTAGTCTTGGCCGTTCTGACTTGATCGAACGGGTTGGCGCGAACTACCTCGCTTCTGAGATGAGCAGTTGTCATGGGTGGACGCCGGCTGAAGCACGCGAGTGGCTGCAGCAAAACGGACATGCGGAAGAAGCCGAGGCCGCGACGGATAAAGATATCTTCGAGGTGATGATGAAGTACTTTAAGAAAGGCAGCGACGCAACGGCCGAATTTATGGTTTGGCCCGATTCGAGGCTTAGAGCATTTTTGAGGGCGAGAGGCGTGAAGGAGCCGAAAGTAGGGAAGAGACAAAGGCCAGATTTAGTG CACATGGTCCGCGTGAGGTCCAAGCAAAAGCCTACAACAACGGAGGATTTGGTGAAACAACTCAAGAATGTACTCGATAGCGGGGCAGACTGGTCGGAGGAGCAATTAGTATCGGCACTGGCAATATTGGGAGGAAACAAGCACAGAGGG CCGGGCAAAGCTTTACGTGAGGCATCCAGATTCCAAAGGACAGCGGACAACTTGAAAAAGAACActgaagaagaaaaaatgAGACAACATACTGAGAGAGACGAGTTGTAG
- a CDS encoding carbohydrate esterase family 10 protein, giving the protein MLSLPWPFWTPAVSSDCRCAVNRGHDSQCPLYRAEEREAEDAVARLLAHYAIPSGACPPSARVDPALTAKAGRGRLSVSDLWYFGTFLATKATDLAIDFALHHTRGPRKKSWGIEMTLISSFMRGVARHTRLADITMLRLFMQIGSLVPPPPDALVTPVSFRVRSRELRGLLAQFDELEYGGAQRPKDGREDSEPRVLSGEWVVGKELWTRLNKQWLQEKKHHGVGHRVPERVILYLHGGAYYVFDAATHRLITVPLSKYADARVFAVNYRLAPETRFPGALHDAVHAYRRLTDELHVPPSRILIAGDSAGGGLTLALLMYLRDEGYELPSGAILFSPWVDLTMSCDSWDSNADVDVVPRPDADDPLNPVACYLGWGESMKKYITHPYASPLFGDFKGLPPLLVQSGDSEVLRDEITLLAHKATLAGVDVRHELFEDAVHVFQMFPFLPTTRRAFRNVRSFVSQLDANMSTAQPAQSAADTDFNPGSPDLGLGSDAERDLRNEMNANAESSHVVRTDGQEVATGRMAGLKLADEDEQHIGSEQSTPGNGLGLDLGAPTDTASTVQSHPYTGGHTPRRHHRGSTSSLVRMTPLSASASATTSPGSVARSLSSSWMHIGSSPSVPQTPRATSPVPPPSIRLRNRALSHPDVVDLVASFAARPGMARTTTFSACGDEDDD; this is encoded by the exons ATGCTCTCCCTACCCTGGCCGTTCTGGACTCCGGCCGTGTCGTCAGACTGCAGGTGTGCAGTCAACCGCGGACATGACTCGCAATGTCCGTTATATAGGGCAGAGGAGCGCGAAGCTGAAGATGCGGTCGCGAGACTACTTGCACACTATGCCATACCCTCGGGCGCTTGCCCCCCATCCGCACGCGTGGACCCCGCGCTGACAGCCAAGGCAGGGAGAGGGAGACTCAGCGTATCGGATTTGTGGTACTTTGGCACTTTTCTTGCAACAAAAG CCACCGACCTTGCGATCGACTTTGCTTTACATCACACCCGGGGCCCTCGTAAAAAATCATGGGGGATAGAAATGACCTTAATCTCGAGTTTTATGCGCGGCGTTGCTCGACACACGCGACTTGCTGATATT ACGATGCTCAGGCTGTTCATGCAAATCGGAAGTCTAGTCCCTCCCCCTCCAGATGCGCTGGTTACCCCTGTCTCCTTCCGGGTCAGGTCGCGTGAGCTACGTGGACTGCTTGCTCAGTTTGACGAACTCGAATATGGCGGTGCACAGCGACCCAAAGATGGACGCGAGGACTCAGAGCCGAGAGTGCTTTCGGGAGAATGGGTAGTGGGAAAGGAGCTTTGGACCCGCCTCAACAAACAGTGGCTACAAGAGAAGAAGCATCATGGTGTTGGACATCGGGTTCCAGAACGGGTCATCCTCTACCTGCATGGAGGGGCATACTACGTGTTCGATGCAGCAACGCACCGTCTCATCACTGTACCATTATCTAAATATGCCGATGCACGGGTTTTTG CGGTCAACTACCGGCTTGCTCCAGAGACTCGCTTCCCTGGCGCTCTACATGATGCTGTCCATGCCTATCGACGCCTCACAGACGAACTTCATGTCCCACCATCACGAATCCTTATCGCAGGCGACTCGGCAGGCGGAGGTCTCACCCTCGCCCTACTCATGTATCTGCGTGACGAGGGTTACGAGCTACCCAGCGGAGCAATCCTATTCAGTCCCTGGGTCG ATCTTACAATGTCGTGTGATTCTTGGGACTCAAACGCGGATGTCGATGTTGTTCCTCGTCCTGACGCTGATGACCCACTCAACCCCGTTGCATGCTATTTGGGATGGGGAGAGAGTATGAAGAAGTATATCACGCACCCATATGCAAGCCCATTGTTCGGTGACTTCAAA GGCTTGCCGCCTCTACTTGTCCAGTCTGGTGACTCGGAAGTTCTGAGAGACGAAATCACACTATTGGCTCACAAAGCAACTCTTGCTGGCGTGGATGTTCGACATGAGTTATTCGAGGATGCC GTACACGTATTCCAAATGTTCCCCTTCCTTCCAACAACTCGCCGGGCGTTCAGAAATGTGCGCTCGTTCGTCAGTCAACTCGATGCAAATATGTCGACTGCACAGCCCGCACAATCGGCAGCCGACACCGACTTCAATCCTGGTTCGCCTGATCTTGGACTAGGTTCGGATGCCGAACGTGATTTACGCAACGAAATGAATGCCAATGCCGAAAGCTCCCACGTTGTGCGTACTGACGGACAAGAAGTGGCCACTGGGCGCATGGCAGGGCTTAAACTCGCGGACGAGGATGAACAGCATATTGGGTCGGAGCAATCTACACCCGGTAACGGATTAGGACTTGACCTAGGCGCCCCAACCGACACGGCTTCTACTGTACAATCACACCCGTATACCGGCGGACACACCCCCAGACGACATCACCGTGGTTCCACAAGTTCCCTCGTCCGAATGACCCCGCTCTCGGCCTCTGCTTCTGCCACGACTTCCCCAGGCTCTGTTGCACGTTCACTGTCCTCTTCTTGGATGCATATTGGTTCCTCCCCTTCTGTACCCCAAACGCCTCGAGCCACCTCGCCCGTTCCCCCACCCTCGATCCGTCTTCGAAACCGCGCGTTGAGCCATCCGGATGTTGTCGACTTGGTCGCGAGCTTTGCTGCTCGACCAGGAATGGCGAGGACGACTACATTTAGTGCCTGTGGggatgaagatgatgatTAA